A DNA window from Hordeum vulgare subsp. vulgare chromosome 1H, MorexV3_pseudomolecules_assembly, whole genome shotgun sequence contains the following coding sequences:
- the LOC123412183 gene encoding phytochrome A-associated F-box protein yields the protein MSAAEHKDMEIAVAKRRRDGKEPAEEEPLAALADDVLLQILGRLEGDPRDWARASCASPRLAALLRAACFPPRLSRALPAELLPADGAPAAWAALHKMSVCCPGLLRAGILLEPTDDFGLELDIGPDLTVPASSSSSSLEPTATSSLQPPKTAEPAQKPSDGTLAAADAAAWSLYDDLYLDAAYDCSETQVAAAPGPAAEAEEEKPPAANAVRRGVVSGTRRRPRRWLGPVGAHLASGSWTLSREQGNKLLASRFRGDRLYICEWPGCVHAEERRKYMVFRGVFQDFARSQVRRALRDTRRPTVAVDCAFCGCTEAWDLYSAFCLRSFHGYHDDGEPVVRAYVCENGHVAGAWTERPLYS from the coding sequence ATGAGCGCCGCGGAGCACAAGGACATGGAGATCGCCGTCGCCAAGAGGCGGCGGGACGGCAAGGagcccgcggaggaggagccgctGGCGGCGCTGGCGGACGACGTGCTGCTGCAGATCCTGGGCCGCCTCGAGGGGGACCCGCGCGACTGGGCGCGCGCGTCCTGCGCGTCCCCGCGCCTCGCCGCGCTCCTCCGTGCCGCCTGCTTCCCGCCGCGCCTCTCCCGGGCGCTCCCCGCCGAGCTGCTCCCCGCGGACGGGGCGCCCGCCGCGTGGGCCGCGCTCCACAAGATGTCCGTCTGCTGCCCCGGCCTCCTCCGCGCCGGGATCCTCCTCGAGCCCACCGACGACTTCGGCCTCGAGCTCGACATCGGCCCCGACCTCACCGTCCCcgcctcctcgtcatcctcctccctCGAGCCCACGGCCACCTCCTCGCTTCAACCGCCCAAGACCGCAGAGCCTGCGCAGAAACCCAGCGACGGCACACTGGCCGCCGCGGACGCCGCCGCGTGGTCCCTCTACGATGACCTGTACCTGGACGCGGCCTACGACTGCTCCGAGACGCAGGTCGCCGCCGCGCCCGGGCCGGCCGCGGAGGCAGAGGAGGAGAAGCCACCGGCAGCCAATGCCGTCCGGCGCGGCGTGGTGTCTGGTACCCGCCGGCGGCCGCGGCGGTGGCTGGGCCCCGTGGGCGCGCACCTGGCGTCGGGGTCCTGGACGCTGAGCCGCGAGCAGGGCAACAAGCTGCTGGCCAGCCGGTTCCGCGGCGACCGGCTGTACATCTGCGAGTGGCCCGGGTGCGTGCACGCCGAGGAGCGGCGCAAGTACATGGTGTTCCGCGGCGTGTTCCAGGACTTCGCGCGCTCCCAGGTGCGGCGCGCGCTCCGGGACACGCGGCGCCCCACCGTGGCCGTGGACTGCGCCTTCTGCGGCTGCACGGAGGCGTGGGACCTCTACTCCGCCTTCTGCCTCCGCAGCTTCCACGGGTACCACGACGACGGCGAGCCTGTCGTGCGCGCCTACGTCTGCGAGAACGGCCACGTCGCCGGCGCCTGGACCGAGCGCCCGCTCTACTCCTGA